The following coding sequences are from one Pongo abelii isolate AG06213 chromosome 3, NHGRI_mPonAbe1-v2.0_pri, whole genome shotgun sequence window:
- the LOC112133160 gene encoding chromobox protein homolog 1-like, which yields MGKKQNKKKVEEVLEEEEEEYVVEKVLDRRVVKGKVEYLLKWKGFSDEDNTWEPEENLDCPDLIAEFLQSQKTAHETDKSEAGKRKADSDSEDKGEESKPKKKKEESEKPRGFARGLEPERIIGATDSSGELMFLMKWKNSDEADLVPAKEANVKCPQVVISFYEERLTWHSYPSEDDDKKDDKN from the coding sequence atggggaaaaaacaaaacaagaagaaagtgGAGGAGGTGctagaagaggaggaagaggaatatGTGGTGGAAAAAGTTCTCGACCGTCGAGTGGTAAAGGGCAAAGTGGAGTACCTCCTAAAGTGGAAGGGGTTCTCAGATGAGGACAACACATGGGAGCCAGAAGAGAACCTGGACTGCCCTGACCTCATTGCTGAGTTTCTGCAGTCACAGAAAACAGCACATGAGACAGATAAATCAGAGGCAGGCAAGCGCAAAGCTGATTCTGATTCTGAAGATAAGGGAGAGGAGAGCAaaccaaagaagaagaaagaagagtcaGAAAAGCCACGAGGTTTTGCTCGAGGTTTGGAGCCGGAGCGGATTATTGGAGCTACAGACTCCAGTGGAGAGCTTATGTTCCTGATGAAATGGAAAAACTCTGATGAGGCTGACCTGGTCCCTGCCAAGGAAGCCAATGTCAAGTGCCCACAGGTTGTCATATCCTTCTATGAGGAAAGGCTGACGTGGCATTCCTACCCCTCGGA